TTCATGGACGCCGGCCGGGCCGAGGCCTACTTGGGCGGGGTCGCGGCATGAGAGCGCTGCGGGAGGCCCTCGGGCAGTTCGCGACCGGGGTGGCGGTGATCACGACCGCGACCGCCGGCGGGGAGCGGGCAGGCGTGACCGTCAACTCCTTCACCTCGGTCTCGCTCGACCCGCCGCTGGTGCTCTGGTGCCTGTCGGCGCGCGCGCCCAGCGCCCGGCTCTTCCTGCGGGCCGGGCGGTTCGCCGTCAACGTGCTGGCCGCCGGCCAGGACCACCTGTCCAGGCGCTTCGCCACGCCCAGCGCCGACAAGTTCGCCGGGGTGGAGCTGCTCGGCGCGCCGCTGCCGTTGCTCGCCGGGACGCTGGCCACGTTCGTCTGCCGGACGGAGCGCGTGCACGACGGCGGCGACCACCACATCTTCGTCGGCGCGGTGGAGCGGTACCAGCGGGCCGAAGGGGAACCACTGGTGTTCCACTCCGGCCGCTACCGGGAGTTCTGGCCCGAGCCGGCCCTGGCCCGCCCCGCCTGAGCCCGCCTGAGCCCGCCTGAGCCCGCCTGAGCCGAGGATCACCCTGAGGCCGAAGGTGCCCTGGTGCGGGATGCGCAGGGCGTGGAAGCGGCGCCATCCGTCGCGGGAGTAGCGGGCGGTCAGCCTTTCAGACCGGTGTGCGCGAGCCCCTCGATGAACTGCCGCTGGGCCAGCACGAAGACGACCAGGATGGGCAGGGCGGTCATCGTGGCCGCGGACAGTTGCACGTTCCACAGGGGCGAGCCGTAGGCGTCGACGAACTGGGTGAGCGCCTGCGGCAGGGTGAACTTCGACGGGGTGGACAGGAACACGATGGGTTCGAGGTAGAGGTTCCAGGAGTGCAGGAACGTGAAGATGGCCACGGCCCCGAGCGCCGGCCGGGCCAGCGGCAGCGCCACCCGGCAGAAGGTGCCGAAGCGGCCGAGCCCGTCGACCCTGGCGGCCTCCTCCAGCTCGCCGGGCAGCGTGATGAAGAACTGCCGCATGATGAACGTGGCCAGCACGCTGGGCGCGCCCAGGATCGGCACGAGGATCAGCGGCCAGTGCGTGTCGGTCAGCCCCGCCGTGTGGAAGAGCTGGAACAGCGGGACGATCGTCACCTCGCTGGGGATGAGCAGGCCGACGAGCACGACCAGGAAGAGCACGTTCTGCCCGGGGAAGCGGATGCGGGCGAAGGCGTAGCCGGCCATCGCCGCCACCGCCATCGTGCCGGCGGTCACCACGGCCGCGATGTAGAGGCTGTTGAGGTACTGCTGCCCGAACGGCTGCAGCTCGAAGACCCTGGCGTAGGTGGAGAAGTCGAACCTGGTGGGCACCAGCGCGGGCGGGAAGGCGAAGATGTCGCTGATCGGCTTCACCGACGAGGTGACCATCCACCAGGTCGGGAAGACGAACGGCACGCACAGCGCGCTCAGCACCGCATACAGCGCGAGCTTGACCCTACGACTCATGGAAGACCCACTTCCGGCGCAGCCGCCACTGCAGCAGCGTCAGCGCCGCGACGATCAGGAACAGCAGGACCGACAGGGTGGCGCCGTAGCCGAGGTGCCTGAACTGGAAGGCCTGCTGGTACAGGTAGTAGACGAGGACGGTGGTGGACAGGCCGGGCCCGCCCTGGGTGAGCACGGCGATCTGCGCGAACACCTGCAGCGACCCGACCACGGTGATGATCGAGGTGAGCAGGATGGTCGGGCTGATCTGCGGCACCGTGATGCGCAGGAAGCGGGTCCAGGCGCCGGCGCCGTCGAGCTGCGCCGCCTCGTAGAGCTGGCGCGGCACGCCCTGGAGCGCGGCCAGGAAGAGCACCATGTTGAGCCCGACGTTCTTGACGACCTGGACGACGACGACCGACAGCAGGGCGGTGCTCTCGCCGCGCAGCCAGTTGGGGCCGTCCACGCCGGCCAGGCCGAGCAGGCCGTTGACGCCGCCGTCCTGCTGGAGCAGGAACTGCCAGACGATGGTCCAGGCGACCAGCGACACCAGCACCGGCGAGAAGAACAGCGTGCGGAAGAACGTCGTGCCGCGCAGCTTCTGGTCGAGCAGGACGGCCAGGGTGAGCGCGAGGGCGAGGTTGAGCACGACCAGGCCGGCCGAGAAGAGCGCGGTGCTGGTCAGCACCTGCCCGAGGTTCGGGTCGGCGAGCAGCTTGGCGTAGTTCTCGCCGCCGACGAACTCGAACGTGCCCGCCAGCACGTTCCACTCCTGGAGGCTGTAGTAGCCGACCAGGCCGAGCGGCAGCAGCACGAACAGC
The nucleotide sequence above comes from Nonomuraea gerenzanensis. Encoded proteins:
- a CDS encoding flavin reductase family protein; protein product: MRALREALGQFATGVAVITTATAGGERAGVTVNSFTSVSLDPPLVLWCLSARAPSARLFLRAGRFAVNVLAAGQDHLSRRFATPSADKFAGVELLGAPLPLLAGTLATFVCRTERVHDGGDHHIFVGAVERYQRAEGEPLVFHSGRYREFWPEPALARPA
- a CDS encoding carbohydrate ABC transporter permease, with the protein product MTATDLREGTAARPATRPPRAFWTIPRRDALVGYLMISPQLAGSVLFVLLPLGLVGYYSLQEWNVLAGTFEFVGGENYAKLLADPNLGQVLTSTALFSAGLVVLNLALALTLAVLLDQKLRGTTFFRTLFFSPVLVSLVAWTIVWQFLLQQDGGVNGLLGLAGVDGPNWLRGESTALLSVVVVQVVKNVGLNMVLFLAALQGVPRQLYEAAQLDGAGAWTRFLRITVPQISPTILLTSIITVVGSLQVFAQIAVLTQGGPGLSTTVLVYYLYQQAFQFRHLGYGATLSVLLFLIVAALTLLQWRLRRKWVFHES
- a CDS encoding carbohydrate ABC transporter permease gives rise to the protein MSRRVKLALYAVLSALCVPFVFPTWWMVTSSVKPISDIFAFPPALVPTRFDFSTYARVFELQPFGQQYLNSLYIAAVVTAGTMAVAAMAGYAFARIRFPGQNVLFLVVLVGLLIPSEVTIVPLFQLFHTAGLTDTHWPLILVPILGAPSVLATFIMRQFFITLPGELEEAARVDGLGRFGTFCRVALPLARPALGAVAIFTFLHSWNLYLEPIVFLSTPSKFTLPQALTQFVDAYGSPLWNVQLSAATMTALPILVVFVLAQRQFIEGLAHTGLKG